In a genomic window of Alcanivorax sp.:
- a CDS encoding PilZ domain-containing protein produces the protein MATAMDNRRFPRISREENLALTLLPSQSGSLDPADRLYLTTHDISLAGISIELPAPIKPNTDVELWVALLEEHGTYHLYGTVAWCAAPEGQLLAGIALDLERADGRLWAAHFDDDGFFSD, from the coding sequence ATGGCAACAGCAATGGACAATCGTCGTTTCCCCCGCATCTCGCGCGAAGAAAACCTGGCGCTGACCTTGCTGCCCAGCCAGTCCGGTTCGCTGGACCCGGCCGACCGTCTGTACCTGACCACCCACGACATTTCCCTGGCCGGCATCAGTATCGAACTGCCAGCACCCATCAAGCCGAATACGGATGTGGAGCTTTGGGTGGCATTGCTGGAAGAGCATGGCACCTACCACCTTTACGGCACCGTCGCCTGGTGTGCCGCTCCGGAGGGCCAGCTCCTGGCGGGCATTGCACTGGATCTGGAACGGGCAGACGGTCGCCTGTGGGCCGCCCACTTCGATGACGACGGCTTCTTCAGTGACTGA
- a CDS encoding TRAP transporter large permease subunit translates to MMASLRLRQRTAREWFSSLPALILLLMTIFLASGEVIHSQLLKIGENTWENYFQLRGAGILGEPSCNPDANLDSELESAIARKKQRMADDPLAGMFGTEVDEDALRKSLEASQNICREKWATYKMVQEKVTPGVIAFRTLEGGVAQVVSTLGDYKRLLLCLLVIICAATATLTRHHIALRPARTRKDHLVSTLGQLTANVLLLVSAWVYRSEEIKAMADGVQVNHFYLHQFWIAGFALLTLASLWQLIKPPKDLEQGGGWGKALLTIPLYSYMCLSASIQFMSQGYLHGTSVYLGMMMEFSTMFLSLGLYIWVGMMLRQTRMVHLVFDVLRPWRMSPELMCFVVLAVTAIPTAYTGASGIFIIAAGATVYHELVRAGARKQLALAGAAMSGSMGVVLRPCLLVVIIAALNNAVTTDELFTSGVKVFGLTLILFFIYSQFARTEPARIAPFSEAVPASLKRLFPLLPYVIVIGTVIVIFRDILGTELNENYAPIILPMLMLAVLIYEKFSRYFLHLCALALVVLLIHSSYDTWTLAKALEAGNVPTGTSENKLSDTITGLFWRNLILAASLFIHYLIKPTGVTSDLPADEEGVGTTLESSLRFSTNETTGHIGALLMLMALTVSMGGLLERSGVMEALPETFANVWLAMTLLVVTMVIIGMIMDPFGAVILVNATIAQVAFDNGIAPLHFWMISLVAFELGYLSPPVALNHLLTRQVVGDDEVESAKVKNGSFYRRYEKYLLPIAVMLTALLLVSYVPLMSDSVHEYMFQKIEFAG, encoded by the coding sequence ATGATGGCCAGCTTGCGTCTCAGACAGCGTACCGCCCGCGAATGGTTTTCCTCCCTGCCTGCCCTCATTCTGCTGTTAATGACCATTTTTCTGGCCTCAGGAGAAGTCATCCACTCCCAGCTGCTGAAAATTGGTGAAAACACCTGGGAGAACTACTTCCAGCTACGCGGGGCGGGGATACTCGGTGAGCCCTCCTGTAACCCGGATGCGAATCTGGACAGTGAACTGGAAAGCGCCATTGCCAGAAAGAAACAACGGATGGCCGATGATCCGCTGGCCGGGATGTTTGGCACCGAAGTTGACGAAGACGCGCTGCGCAAGTCTCTCGAAGCGTCCCAGAACATCTGCCGGGAGAAATGGGCGACCTACAAGATGGTCCAGGAAAAAGTGACCCCCGGCGTGATTGCCTTTCGCACTCTCGAAGGCGGTGTAGCGCAAGTTGTCAGCACCCTGGGCGATTACAAACGCCTGCTACTGTGCTTGCTGGTCATCATCTGCGCGGCGACCGCAACCCTTACCCGCCATCATATTGCCCTGCGCCCGGCACGAACCCGCAAGGACCACCTGGTTTCAACCCTGGGGCAACTCACGGCCAATGTTCTGCTACTGGTTTCTGCCTGGGTCTATCGCAGTGAAGAAATCAAGGCGATGGCCGATGGCGTTCAGGTGAACCATTTCTACCTGCATCAATTCTGGATCGCCGGTTTTGCCCTGCTGACGCTGGCCTCGCTCTGGCAGCTGATCAAGCCCCCGAAAGATCTGGAACAAGGCGGCGGCTGGGGCAAGGCCCTGCTGACCATTCCGCTGTACTCCTACATGTGCCTCAGCGCCAGTATCCAGTTCATGTCGCAGGGATACCTGCATGGCACCAGCGTCTATCTGGGCATGATGATGGAGTTCTCCACCATGTTCCTCAGCCTGGGACTCTATATCTGGGTTGGGATGATGCTGCGGCAGACGAGAATGGTACATCTGGTCTTCGATGTGCTGCGCCCCTGGCGCATGTCGCCGGAACTGATGTGCTTTGTTGTTCTGGCCGTCACCGCCATCCCCACGGCCTATACGGGTGCATCCGGGATTTTCATTATTGCCGCTGGTGCCACCGTCTACCATGAGCTGGTCCGTGCCGGTGCCCGCAAGCAGCTGGCCCTGGCCGGCGCCGCCATGTCCGGCTCCATGGGGGTGGTACTGCGCCCCTGCCTGTTGGTGGTCATTATTGCGGCACTGAACAATGCGGTCACCACCGATGAACTGTTTACCTCCGGCGTTAAAGTCTTCGGCCTTACCCTGATCCTGTTCTTCATCTACAGCCAGTTCGCCCGTACTGAGCCGGCACGCATTGCGCCCTTCTCGGAAGCGGTTCCCGCCAGTCTGAAACGGCTTTTCCCGTTGCTGCCCTATGTGATTGTGATTGGCACCGTGATTGTTATTTTCAGAGACATTCTCGGCACCGAGCTGAACGAAAATTATGCGCCGATCATCCTGCCAATGTTGATGTTGGCAGTGTTGATCTACGAGAAATTCAGCCGCTATTTCCTGCACTTGTGCGCCCTTGCATTGGTGGTGCTTCTCATCCATTCAAGCTATGACACCTGGACACTGGCCAAGGCGCTGGAAGCCGGCAATGTGCCCACCGGCACCTCCGAGAACAAGCTTTCCGATACCATTACCGGCCTGTTCTGGCGAAATCTGATACTGGCGGCCAGCCTGTTTATTCACTACCTGATCAAACCCACCGGGGTGACATCCGATCTGCCCGCCGACGAGGAAGGCGTTGGCACCACCCTGGAAAGCTCGCTGCGCTTCTCCACCAATGAGACCACCGGTCACATTGGCGCCCTGCTCATGCTGATGGCACTGACAGTGAGCATGGGCGGCTTGCTGGAACGCTCCGGGGTGATGGAAGCCCTGCCGGAAACCTTCGCCAACGTCTGGCTGGCCATGACCCTGCTGGTGGTCACCATGGTGATCATCGGCATGATCATGGACCCCTTTGGGGCCGTTATCCTGGTCAACGCCACCATTGCCCAGGTGGCATTCGATAACGGGATCGCGCCACTACATTTCTGGATGATCAGTTTGGTGGCCTTTGAGCTGGGCTACCTGTCACCCCCTGTGGCACTGAACCATTTGCTGACACGCCAGGTGGTCGGCGATGATGAGGTGGAAAGCGCCAAGGTCAAAAACGGCTCGTTCTACCGGCGCTATGAAAAATACCTGTTGCCCATCGCGGTCATGCTCACAGCGCTGCTGCTGGTTTCCTATGTACCGCTGATGTCCGATTCCGTGCACGAGTACATGTTCCAGAAAATCGAGTTTGCCGGCTAA
- a CDS encoding class I SAM-dependent methyltransferase, with protein sequence MTESLFQRGSQYQQFRPTYPTSLFQWLADQSAGNDCALDLGCGSGQASRGLEPWFRQVVGADISHEQLLAAPASQSHYLVSQAHRLPLADASLDLITVAQAYHWFDQAAFQAEASRALRPGGVLALISYGVCEVEGLEGMIRDFHDGPLAPWWPAERAQVVAGYPDASLPWPVLPYPGDTITRDWTASDMLGYLDTWSALVQAARAGKYPLAAFAPSLRQAWGNELRTVRWPLRLRAWRKQ encoded by the coding sequence GTGACTGAATCGCTGTTCCAGCGCGGCAGTCAGTACCAGCAGTTTCGCCCCACCTACCCCACCTCCCTGTTCCAGTGGCTGGCCGACCAGAGCGCCGGCAATGACTGTGCGCTGGATCTGGGTTGTGGCAGCGGTCAGGCCAGCCGGGGCCTGGAGCCCTGGTTCCGGCAGGTAGTGGGGGCAGACATCAGCCATGAACAGTTACTGGCCGCCCCCGCCTCGCAGAGCCACTATCTGGTCAGCCAGGCGCATCGACTACCGCTGGCAGACGCCAGCCTGGACCTGATTACCGTCGCCCAGGCCTACCACTGGTTTGATCAAGCCGCCTTTCAGGCCGAAGCTTCGCGCGCCCTGCGCCCCGGTGGCGTGCTGGCCCTGATCAGTTACGGGGTCTGTGAGGTGGAGGGGCTGGAAGGCATGATCCGGGACTTTCACGACGGTCCGCTGGCCCCCTGGTGGCCCGCTGAGCGGGCCCAGGTGGTGGCCGGCTATCCGGATGCCAGTCTGCCCTGGCCGGTACTCCCCTACCCTGGCGACACCATCACCCGCGACTGGACGGCTAGCGACATGCTCGGCTATCTGGACACCTGGTCCGCCCTGGTCCAGGCCGCCCGAGCCGGGAAATACCCGCTGGCTGCCTTCGCACCAAGCTTGAGACAGGCCTGGGGGAACGAACTGCGCACGGTACGCTGGCCGTTACGGTTACGCGCCTGGCGCAAACAGTGA
- a CDS encoding YcgL domain-containing protein: MLKGKLFCSIYKSRRKAGMYLYVDRQKGTGNLPEVLLKQFGKPVHVSDMILSPDRPLARAEVAKVMDDIRIKGFYLQMPPPPDEDMFMADGHPDKPAGPDA, encoded by the coding sequence ATGTTGAAGGGCAAGCTGTTCTGCTCGATCTATAAAAGTCGCCGCAAGGCTGGCATGTACCTGTATGTGGATAGGCAGAAGGGAACCGGGAATCTGCCCGAGGTGCTGTTGAAGCAGTTTGGCAAACCGGTGCATGTGAGCGACATGATTCTCAGCCCGGACCGGCCTCTGGCCCGGGCCGAGGTCGCCAAAGTCATGGACGACATCCGCATCAAGGGGTTTTACCTGCAAATGCCGCCGCCACCGGATGAAGACATGTTCATGGCCGATGGCCATCCTGACAAACCGGCAGGGCCGGATGCCTGA
- the gpmA gene encoding 2,3-diphosphoglycerate-dependent phosphoglycerate mutase — protein sequence MSTKLVLVRHGQSVWNKENRFTGWKDVDLTDQGREEARKAGELLKEAGFEFDVAYTSVLKRAIRTLWSILDNMDQMWIPVIRDYRLNERHYGALQGLNKAETAAKYGDDQVHIWRRSYDTPPPKMERDDERYAGNFRVYQGLSDNEIPLSESLKDTVDRFVPYFESEIKPQIEAGKQVLICAHGNSLRALVKYLGDISDEEIVKLNIPTGVPMVYELDDNLKPIKNYYLGDAEEVAKAAEAVANQGKA from the coding sequence ATGAGCACGAAACTGGTACTGGTCCGCCATGGCCAAAGCGTTTGGAACAAGGAAAACCGTTTCACCGGCTGGAAAGACGTGGATCTCACTGATCAGGGCCGCGAGGAAGCCCGCAAGGCCGGCGAATTGCTGAAAGAAGCAGGCTTTGAGTTCGATGTGGCATACACCTCCGTGCTCAAGCGCGCCATCCGCACTCTGTGGTCCATTCTCGACAACATGGATCAGATGTGGATTCCGGTGATCCGCGACTACCGCCTGAACGAACGCCACTACGGCGCCCTCCAGGGGCTGAACAAGGCGGAAACCGCCGCCAAGTACGGCGACGATCAGGTGCATATCTGGCGCCGCAGCTACGACACCCCGCCGCCGAAGATGGAGCGCGATGATGAGCGCTACGCCGGCAACTTCCGGGTCTACCAGGGCCTCAGCGACAACGAGATCCCCCTGTCCGAAAGCCTCAAGGACACCGTGGATCGCTTCGTGCCCTACTTCGAAAGCGAGATCAAACCGCAGATCGAAGCCGGCAAGCAGGTACTGATCTGCGCCCACGGCAACAGCCTGCGGGCACTGGTGAAGTATCTGGGCGACATTTCCGACGAGGAAATCGTCAAGCTCAACATCCCCACCGGCGTGCCAATGGTCTACGAGCTGGATGACAACCTGAAGCCCATCAAGAACTACTACCTGGGCGACGCCGAGGAAGTGGCCAAGGCCGCCGAGGCCGTTGCCAATCAGGGCAAGGCGTAA
- a CDS encoding HIT family protein: protein MSECIFCQIREGKLPASVVYEDEQAMVILDLFPIREAHCLVIPKEHAPLLEQLDGSLTNHLMDLARRTIMAQKRAGLAVKAHNIVVNDGRAANQHVPHVHVHVIPRRGGDTLVTAFTWATRLLNVFGLARRRKRLDRLAGLLAEHFPEAAK from the coding sequence ATGAGCGAGTGCATTTTCTGCCAGATCCGCGAGGGAAAACTGCCAGCCAGTGTGGTCTATGAGGATGAGCAGGCCATGGTCATCCTGGACCTTTTTCCGATCCGCGAAGCCCATTGTCTGGTGATTCCCAAAGAGCATGCTCCCTTGCTGGAGCAGCTGGACGGTAGCCTGACCAATCATCTGATGGATCTGGCCCGCCGCACGATCATGGCCCAGAAACGGGCCGGGCTGGCGGTAAAGGCGCACAACATTGTGGTTAACGATGGCCGCGCAGCCAATCAGCACGTGCCCCATGTGCACGTGCATGTGATCCCCCGCCGGGGTGGCGATACCCTGGTCACGGCCTTCACCTGGGCCACCCGCCTGCTCAACGTCTTCGGCCTGGCCCGCCGCCGCAAACGGCTGGATCGCCTGGCTGGCCTGCTGGCGGAGCATTTTCCGGAAGCAGCTAAATAG
- the rnd gene encoding ribonuclease D, whose amino-acid sequence MAYLWCDNSDDISTWQSGLAAATPLYLDTEFMRERTFWPQLALVQVHDGEQIRLIDTTKASGPDLAPLFQQHTLVMHACSEDLEAIAAFSGDYPAAIEDTQIAAALTGEDMQLGYQKVVQMLLGVELPKGATRTNWLKRPLSQEQLLYAEDDVKYLPEVTDILRGRLVNLGRESWWREECERLLAQAQAVTAPEKAWRNVKGAGLLQGQALAVLAVLTPWRDRMARERDLPKGFVLKDAQLLDLARSTRSDRGLFSDLGLHPKVVRRDGDTILELLAEGRRGTPPEPLPGPPDPRQKKLAKVLRNRVGEIAESMNMKPDVLMRRRWLESLIRHPDQVPEPLTGWRHDIVTKPLLELL is encoded by the coding sequence ATGGCTTATCTCTGGTGCGACAACAGCGACGACATCTCCACCTGGCAGTCCGGGCTGGCGGCGGCAACGCCCCTGTACCTGGACACCGAATTCATGCGCGAGCGCACCTTCTGGCCGCAACTGGCCCTGGTGCAGGTTCACGATGGTGAGCAGATCCGGCTGATCGATACCACCAAGGCGAGCGGCCCGGATCTGGCGCCCCTGTTTCAGCAGCACACCCTGGTGATGCATGCCTGCTCCGAGGATCTGGAGGCCATCGCGGCGTTTAGCGGTGACTACCCGGCGGCCATCGAAGATACCCAGATCGCCGCTGCTCTCACCGGCGAGGACATGCAGTTGGGCTACCAGAAGGTGGTGCAGATGCTGCTCGGAGTCGAACTGCCCAAGGGCGCCACCCGCACCAATTGGCTCAAGCGGCCACTCAGCCAGGAGCAGTTGCTCTACGCCGAGGATGATGTGAAATACCTGCCCGAGGTGACCGACATCCTCCGGGGCCGGTTGGTAAACCTGGGCCGTGAAAGCTGGTGGCGGGAAGAATGCGAGCGGCTGCTGGCCCAGGCCCAGGCGGTAACCGCGCCGGAAAAGGCCTGGCGCAATGTGAAAGGCGCCGGTCTGCTTCAGGGTCAGGCGCTGGCGGTGCTGGCGGTGCTGACCCCCTGGCGGGATCGCATGGCCCGGGAACGGGACCTGCCCAAGGGCTTTGTGCTCAAGGACGCCCAGCTACTGGATCTGGCCCGCTCCACCCGCAGCGACCGGGGCCTGTTTTCGGACCTGGGCCTGCATCCCAAGGTAGTGCGTCGCGATGGTGATACCATTCTGGAATTGCTGGCAGAGGGCCGACGCGGCACGCCGCCGGAGCCTTTGCCCGGCCCGCCGGATCCTCGCCAGAAAAAACTGGCCAAGGTGTTGCGTAACCGGGTCGGCGAGATTGCCGAGTCCATGAACATGAAACCGGATGTGCTGATGCGTCGTCGCTGGCTGGAGTCCCTGATCCGCCACCCGGATCAGGTGCCCGAGCCACTTACCGGCTGGCGCCATGACATCGTTACCAAGCCCTTACTGGAGTTGCTTTGA
- a CDS encoding YcgN family cysteine cluster protein: MPEKGLRERFWELPLGELSKPEWEALCDGCGRCCLVKLQDEDSGELAFTNLACRYLDSQKCQCRVYDNRFRKVPDCIQVTEAVARNTAWLPSSCAYRLRAHGQPLPDWHPLISGDAGTVRQAGISVAGRVVSEQLVHEDDWEEHIIHWIE; encoded by the coding sequence ATGCCTGAGAAGGGTCTGCGTGAACGGTTCTGGGAACTGCCTCTGGGGGAGTTGTCGAAACCGGAGTGGGAAGCCCTGTGTGACGGCTGTGGCCGTTGCTGTCTGGTGAAGTTGCAGGATGAGGACAGTGGCGAGCTGGCCTTCACCAATCTGGCCTGTCGTTATCTGGATAGCCAAAAATGCCAGTGCCGGGTGTACGATAACCGCTTTCGCAAGGTGCCGGATTGCATTCAGGTCACCGAGGCGGTGGCGCGAAATACTGCCTGGTTGCCGTCCAGCTGCGCCTATCGGCTTCGAGCCCACGGCCAGCCACTGCCCGACTGGCACCCGCTGATCAGTGGCGATGCGGGCACGGTCAGGCAGGCAGGAATCAGCGTGGCCGGGCGCGTTGTCTCCGAGCAGCTTGTACATGAAGACGATTGGGAAGAGCATATTATTCACTGGATAGAGTAG